The genome window CGACGCCATGATGTTTTAGGGTGTACAACCTGAATCATGAAACCAACGCATATCGGTGGTTTTCAGAACGCACCACCTTGTTAACGGAGAAGTTTATGAAGCTCGCAAAACTCTTTGGTACCGCTCTTGTTGCACTCAGCCTGTCTGCGCCTGCAGTGGCACAACAGGCGGCCGGCGGTCAGCCCGACCAGGTGGATCAGTTGGCGAAGATGGTTGGCCTGTCTGACGATCAGCAGACCGAGATCCGGGGCATCATCGATGAGATGCAGGGCACGATTGGTGAACTGCGTCAGGAGGCCCGTGCGCTTCAGCAGCAGATGCAGGCTGAGATCAAACCGGATTATGATGAAGACTCTATTCGTGAAAATGCGGAAGAGCTGGGCGATCTCACCGGAGAGATTGCAGCGCTCTCGACTCTGATGCAGGCAAAAGTGGATAACGTATTTACCCAAG of Marinobacter sediminum contains these proteins:
- a CDS encoding Spy/CpxP family protein refolding chaperone; this encodes MKLAKLFGTALVALSLSAPAVAQQAAGGQPDQVDQLAKMVGLSDDQQTEIRGIIDEMQGTIGELRQEARALQQQMQAEIKPDYDEDSIRENAEELGDLTGEIAALSTLMQAKVDNVFTQEQRDTLEQRMKQMQQQRQMMQQQQMQQMQQQQQGQ